From the Homo sapiens chromosome 1, GRCh38.p14 Primary Assembly genome, one window contains:
- the MICOS10-NBL1 gene encoding neuroblastoma suppressor of tumorigenicity 1 isoform b precursor (isoform b precursor is encoded by transcript variant 2) produces the protein MMLRVLVGAVLPAMLLAAPPPINKLALFPDKSAWCEAKNITQIVGHSGCEAKSIQNRACLGQCFSYSVPNTFPQSTESLVHCDSCMPAQSMWEIVTLECPGHEEVPRVDKLVEKILHCSCQACGKEPSHEGLSVYVQGEDGPGSQPGTHPHPHPHPHPGGQTPEPEDPPGAPHTEEEGAED, from the exons ATGATGCTTCGGGTCCTGGTGGGGGCTGTCCTCCCTGCCATGCTACTGGCTGCCCCACCACCCATCAACAAGCTGGCACTGTTCCCAGATAAGAGTGCCTGGTGCGAAGCCAAGAACATCACCCAGATCGTGGGCCACAGCGGCTGTGAGGCCAAGTCCATCCAGAACAG GGCGTGCCTAGGACAGTGCTTCAGCTACAGCGTCCCCAACACCTTCCCACAGTCCACAGAGTCCCTGGTTCACTGTGACTCCTGCATGCCAGCCCAGTCCATGTGGGAGATT GTGACGCTGGAGTGCCCGGGCCACGAGGAGGTGCCCAGGGTGGACAAGCTGGTGGAGAAGATCCTGCACTGTAGCTGCCAGGCCTGCGGCAAGGAGCCTAGTCACGAGGGGCTGAGCGTCTATGTGCAGGGCGAGGACGGGCCGGGATCCCAGCCCGgcacccaccctcacccccatccccacccccatcctggcGGGCAGACCCCTGAGCCCGAGGACCCCCCTGGGGCCCCCCACACAGAGGAAGAGGGGGCTGAGGACTGA
- the MICOS10-NBL1 gene encoding neuroblastoma suppressor of tumorigenicity 1 isoform a precursor (isoform a precursor is encoded by transcript variant 1): MVNAQQLLALEATGMMLRVLVGAVLPAMLLAAPPPINKLALFPDKSAWCEAKNITQIVGHSGCEAKSIQNRACLGQCFSYSVPNTFPQSTESLVHCDSCMPAQSMWEIVTLECPGHEEVPRVDKLVEKILHCSCQACGKEPSHEGLSVYVQGEDGPGSQPGTHPHPHPHPHPGGQTPEPEDPPGAPHTEEEGAED, translated from the exons GGCTCTGGAGGCCACGGGCATGATGCTTCGGGTCCTGGTGGGGGCTGTCCTCCCTGCCATGCTACTGGCTGCCCCACCACCCATCAACAAGCTGGCACTGTTCCCAGATAAGAGTGCCTGGTGCGAAGCCAAGAACATCACCCAGATCGTGGGCCACAGCGGCTGTGAGGCCAAGTCCATCCAGAACAG GGCGTGCCTAGGACAGTGCTTCAGCTACAGCGTCCCCAACACCTTCCCACAGTCCACAGAGTCCCTGGTTCACTGTGACTCCTGCATGCCAGCCCAGTCCATGTGGGAGATT GTGACGCTGGAGTGCCCGGGCCACGAGGAGGTGCCCAGGGTGGACAAGCTGGTGGAGAAGATCCTGCACTGTAGCTGCCAGGCCTGCGGCAAGGAGCCTAGTCACGAGGGGCTGAGCGTCTATGTGCAGGGCGAGGACGGGCCGGGATCCCAGCCCGgcacccaccctcacccccatccccacccccatcctggcGGGCAGACCCCTGAGCCCGAGGACCCCCCTGGGGCCCCCCACACAGAGGAAGAGGGGGCTGAGGACTGA